In Aphanothece sacrum FPU1, a single window of DNA contains:
- a CDS encoding universal stress protein, which produces MLEKILYADSGSSTTQDMLKVLMDLPAIKKASLNILHVVPPQITTDAIATKWEEGGKSIAGILDSLQLETSQVSTMLRQGDPKDTVCQVADELNADLIIMGSRGFKRLEAILQNSVSQYVFQLTSRAMLLVKDDIYVKKIKRVMVALDKSAAADYALDLALYLLRDYSEAELILARVNPDLKPELLPLSKAEMENNPVLAPAAAKAKRMGVSHRCIVTGGKPGEQICKLTEEYNIDLLMLGSPERRPSVARSLPDLDRLLGTSLSDYIRVNANCPVLLARREGT; this is translated from the coding sequence ATGCTGGAAAAAATATTATACGCCGACTCAGGATCAAGTACGACTCAAGATATGCTTAAAGTTTTGATGGATCTTCCCGCCATCAAAAAAGCTTCTCTTAACATTCTGCACGTTGTTCCTCCCCAAATTACCACTGATGCGATCGCAACTAAATGGGAAGAAGGAGGGAAAAGTATCGCCGGAATTTTAGATAGTCTGCAACTTGAAACCTCCCAAGTCTCCACCATGTTACGTCAAGGAGATCCTAAAGATACAGTTTGTCAAGTCGCTGATGAACTCAATGCGGATTTAATTATTATGGGATCACGGGGATTTAAACGCCTCGAAGCCATTTTACAAAATTCCGTCAGTCAATATGTCTTCCAACTCACCAGTCGCGCGATGTTGCTGGTAAAAGATGACATTTATGTCAAAAAAATCAAGCGGGTGATGGTGGCCCTTGATAAATCGGCGGCCGCTGATTATGCTTTAGATTTAGCCCTTTATTTGCTACGGGACTATTCAGAAGCAGAATTAATTTTAGCGAGGGTTAACCCTGACTTAAAACCGGAACTCCTACCCCTATCTAAAGCGGAAATGGAAAATAACCCGGTTCTTGCACCCGCAGCAGCTAAAGCGAAACGAATGGGTGTTTCTCATCGCTGTATTGTCACAGGGGGTAAACCAGGGGAACAAATTTGTAAGTTAACCGAAGAATATAACATTGATTTGTTAATGTTAGGTTCCCCAGAACGTCGTCCCTCGGTAGCTAGAAGTTTGCCAGATCTTGATCGTCTTTTGGGAACTTCCCTATCAGATTATATTCGGGTTAATGCTAATTGTCCTGTTCTTTTAGCCCGTCGAGAAGGTACTTAA
- a CDS encoding sugar transferase, with protein MKKLPSQTSRFIADIRAPHRFRWLHLANQPWYRISILLLSDLFAIGGAWLMAVYFNQFYSPLPPELVWWVWLGMPSLFWVFSAIILIFFAYGGLYSPSPSSQNYIRTAKVITLVYLLSLVFSYFYDPKLDPPRSLFFTAWISSVILVMGFRLIITLIFGQIQPKNSKVKVFLIANASRLKKLSQVMEKRSYYKIVGAALASTANSPTTLQAIMRSGAIEVLAEDLPQTALASTLYWNLRRGGIALRLLPSSREILYRRGIPEIFAGLPTLRVQTSVLVGWDYRFKRCLDIIGSLLGIIVLCPLFLGVAIAIQLSSPGPVFFRQERIGLHGKVFQMWKFRTMVTNAHKLQAELEGQNESEDGVLFKIKKDPRIIPIGHFLRKSSIDELPQLFNVLIGQMSLVGPRPLPLRDVERFEEWHHIRHQVLPGITGLWQISGRSDIEDFSDAARLDLYYIDNWSLNLDLDILVETVRIVVFGKGAY; from the coding sequence ATGAAAAAGCTTCCCTCTCAGACAAGCAGATTTATTGCCGATATTCGCGCCCCCCATCGGTTTCGTTGGTTACATTTAGCCAATCAACCCTGGTATCGTATTTCTATTTTACTCCTAAGTGATCTTTTCGCTATTGGAGGTGCTTGGCTAATGGCTGTTTATTTCAATCAATTTTATTCGCCACTTCCTCCCGAATTAGTTTGGTGGGTATGGTTAGGAATGCCCAGTTTATTCTGGGTATTTTCTGCTATTATTTTAATCTTTTTTGCTTATGGTGGTTTATATAGTCCCTCTCCTAGTAGTCAAAATTATATTCGCACAGCTAAAGTAATTACTCTAGTTTATTTACTTTCTTTGGTGTTTAGTTATTTTTATGATCCTAAACTTGATCCTCCGCGATCGCTATTTTTTACGGCTTGGATTAGTAGTGTTATTTTAGTAATGGGTTTTCGTTTAATAATTACTTTAATTTTCGGTCAAATACAGCCTAAAAATTCTAAAGTTAAAGTTTTCTTAATTGCTAATGCTTCCCGTTTAAAAAAACTATCTCAAGTTATGGAAAAACGTTCTTATTATAAAATTGTTGGGGCTGCTTTAGCTTCAACGGCTAATAGTCCTACTACCTTACAAGCTATTATGAGATCAGGGGCTATAGAAGTATTAGCAGAAGATTTACCTCAAACTGCATTAGCTTCTACTCTTTATTGGAATTTAAGACGGGGTGGTATTGCTTTACGTTTATTACCTTCTAGTAGAGAGATTCTTTATCGTCGAGGAATTCCTGAAATATTCGCAGGTTTACCTACTTTAAGAGTCCAAACTTCTGTGTTAGTGGGGTGGGATTATCGCTTTAAAAGGTGTTTAGACATCATTGGTTCTTTATTAGGAATTATTGTCTTATGCCCTCTATTTTTAGGAGTAGCGATAGCGATTCAATTATCATCACCAGGGCCTGTTTTTTTTCGTCAGGAACGCATAGGATTACATGGTAAAGTCTTTCAGATGTGGAAGTTTCGGACAATGGTGACGAATGCCCATAAATTACAAGCAGAATTAGAAGGACAAAATGAGTCAGAAGATGGGGTTCTTTTTAAGATTAAAAAAGATCCTCGAATTATTCCTATTGGTCACTTTTTACGCAAAAGTAGCATTGATGAATTGCCTCAATTATTTAATGTATTAATCGGTCAAATGAGTTTAGTTGGCCCTCGTCCTTTACCTTTAAGAGATGTAGAAAGGTTTGAAGAATGGCATCATATTCGACATCAAGTTTTACCAGGAATTACAGGATTATGGCAAATTTCAGGACGGTCTGATATTGAAGATTTTAGTGATGCGGCTCGCTTAGATTTATATTATATTGATAATTGGTCATTGAATTTGGATCTAGATATTTTAGTCGAAACTGTGAGAATTGTTGTCTTTGGTAAGGGTGCTTATTAA
- a CDS encoding Uma2 family endonuclease — translation MSLIIPVIKPVSQMKLESGSRVTIPNISWQEFESILQEMGQKRTSRICYYQDTLEIMVPLPEHEKSKDLISDMVKILLKRTGRKYEPFGSTTFKKENTAGVEPDACFYIDNYQQMMGKRRLQYDDPPPDLAIEIDVTSKTTLSAYESLEVPELWIYNQGELIIYLLENGKYIKANSSLIFPDVPLTQIIPTIIELSWQVGTVQALEELENFIEKKS, via the coding sequence ATGTCTCTTATTATTCCTGTTATTAAACCCGTTAGTCAAATGAAGTTAGAATCTGGGAGTAGGGTTACTATTCCTAATATCAGTTGGCAAGAATTTGAAAGTATTTTACAAGAAATGGGACAAAAAAGAACATCAAGAATTTGTTATTATCAAGATACTTTAGAGATTATGGTTCCTCTCCCTGAACATGAAAAATCAAAAGATTTAATCTCAGACATGGTTAAAATATTGCTTAAAAGAACAGGCAGAAAATATGAACCTTTTGGTTCAACTACATTTAAGAAAGAAAATACAGCAGGAGTAGAACCAGATGCTTGTTTCTATATTGATAATTATCAGCAAATGATGGGTAAACGTCGCTTACAATATGATGATCCCCCCCCAGATTTAGCCATTGAAATAGATGTTACATCCAAAACGACTTTGAGTGCTTATGAAAGCCTTGAAGTTCCTGAACTTTGGATTTATAATCAAGGTGAACTAATTATATATTTACTAGAAAATGGAAAATATATTAAAGCTAACTCTAGTTTGATTTTCCCTGATGTTCCCCTAACTCAAATTATTCCCACTATAATAGAACTTTCTTGGCAAGTGGGAACAGTTCAAGCATTAGAAGAATTGGAAAATTTCATTGAAAAAAAATCTTAA
- a CDS encoding dipeptide epimerase — protein MQITVKTFTVHKRFPLTISRGTTAQTTNLWLKIESEGIEGWGEASPFSVIKGTSINPEKLQQELEKIIPTLEKFNPLQRQQIETVLLENNLNSSLRAAIDTALHDWLGKKVGLPLWKLWGLNCDCIVPTSVTISISSPEKAVERVKNWLNFMDAKLLKIKLGSPDGIEADKAMIVAIREATPHIPLTVDANGGWNIKNAIYMSDWLATQNVKYIEQPLEVGDEGNLPQLYQRSHLPIFVDESCFKSQDIIKLSPYVHGINIKLMKAGGLTEVMRVIAIAKACKLQIMYGCYSDSSLANTAMCHLAPYADYLDLDSHFNLIDDPFQGVTLEEGKLMLNNLPGLGVKKLN, from the coding sequence ATGCAAATTACAGTTAAAACTTTTACAGTTCATAAACGATTCCCTTTAACCATTAGTCGGGGAACTACTGCCCAAACAACTAATCTTTGGTTAAAAATAGAGTCAGAAGGAATAGAAGGATGGGGAGAAGCTTCACCTTTTTCTGTCATCAAAGGAACTAGCATAAATCCAGAGAAATTGCAACAAGAATTAGAGAAAATTATCCCTACTTTAGAAAAGTTTAACCCTTTACAACGTCAACAAATAGAAACAGTTTTATTAGAAAATAATCTTAATTCATCTTTAAGGGCAGCCATTGATACAGCATTACATGATTGGTTGGGAAAAAAAGTAGGTTTACCCCTATGGAAATTATGGGGTTTAAATTGTGATTGTATTGTTCCAACTTCCGTAACTATTAGTATTAGTTCCCCCGAAAAAGCCGTAGAAAGAGTTAAAAATTGGCTTAATTTTATGGATGCTAAACTATTAAAAATTAAGTTAGGTTCCCCTGATGGAATAGAAGCAGATAAAGCAATGATTGTAGCTATTCGTGAAGCTACTCCTCATATTCCTTTAACCGTTGATGCTAATGGGGGATGGAATATCAAAAATGCTATCTATATGAGTGATTGGTTAGCCACTCAAAATGTTAAATATATAGAACAACCTTTAGAAGTAGGAGATGAAGGAAACTTACCCCAATTATATCAGCGATCGCATCTCCCTATTTTTGTGGATGAAAGTTGTTTTAAAAGTCAAGATATTATCAAACTTTCTCCTTATGTTCATGGTATTAATATTAAACTAATGAAAGCAGGAGGATTAACAGAAGTAATGCGAGTGATTGCTATAGCAAAAGCTTGTAAATTACAAATTATGTATGGTTGTTATTCTGATAGTAGTTTAGCTAATACTGCTATGTGTCATCTTGCACCTTATGCTGATTATTTAGACTTAGATAGTCATTTTAACTTAATAGATGATCCCTTTCAAGGTGTTACTTTAGAAGAAGGAAAGTTAATGTTAAATAATTTACCAGGATTAGGAGTAAAGAAACTAAACTAA
- a CDS encoding DUF29 domain-containing protein → MTNLYEVDFFEWTKIQARALQEHNTEALDWDHLKEEIEDLGNEKLNAVNSFLKRLIEHRLKLDYSQEIYPRNHWLKEVDNFQDEIEDRLTQAILNKLDISKQYERARRFFLREYKLDIPQKCPYTFEELMTRYPLNND, encoded by the coding sequence ATGACCAACCTTTACGAAGTAGATTTTTTTGAATGGACTAAGATCCAAGCAAGAGCTTTACAAGAACATAATACTGAAGCACTTGATTGGGATCATCTAAAAGAGGAGATAGAAGACTTGGGAAATGAGAAACTTAATGCTGTTAATAGCTTTTTGAAACGGCTGATAGAACACAGACTAAAACTTGATTATTCTCAAGAAATTTATCCCCGTAATCATTGGCTCAAAGAAGTTGATAATTTTCAAGATGAAATTGAAGATAGATTAACCCAGGCTATTTTAAATAAACTCGATATTTCGAAACAGTATGAAAGAGCTAGACGATTTTTTTTGCGAGAATATAAACTAGATATTCCTCAAAAATGTCCTTATACTTTTGAGGAATTAATGACTAGATACCCATTAAATAATGATTAG